Genomic DNA from Acipenser ruthenus chromosome 4, fAciRut3.2 maternal haplotype, whole genome shotgun sequence:
ttgtttattttgattaaCCCGACTCCCACAATAGCATAAATATGTTTTCCTGATCACCTTAATGTTCAATTACAAGTAATAACTTGCACATTTTTATGTTGGTATTTCAATGCTGTACTGTGTTTAAAAGGGATTGAGTTTTCTAAGTGCTGGCAAGTCTTGCTATATAAATATTACCCTGTTgtagatataaaaaaaagtattgcaacGACTTATCCAATTTTTTTCCAGAGTTATGGCAGTGCCagctacagttatttatttcacatGCTATGATCAGCTTTGTGCCTTTTTGAAGCGCAGCCTGGGATGTAGTCCTGACAAAGCACCACTTTTAGCTGGAGCTTTAGCTCGAGGTGAGTCATTTTAATATCTAATATGAAGTATTCATGTAAATCGAATAGGAAAGTGAATGCTCGGCATTGTTGCCGGTGATTAATGTATTCGATTCAGAATTGTCAACCACTAATAAGTAAAAAGTAGCCTAAAGTAGcaaatacaatcattttttaaatgtatttgtgggGAAACTTGAATCCCTTTTAACTTTAACCCCTCCCCTCCTACACAagacaagatcagtatgggttacacattgtatttgttttgcaagacctaaatggtgaacatgcacctgacgtactagaactgaaagctgtcatTGCAGTTACATTTTACCttcaggctgttaattacaacatcgTTACACacgctattgtaaagtgcttgaataacttttatgttaattttgatgttggtgcatttgtctgtatatttgctgtttaaaaaaaaaaaaaaaaaatctgtacacataatttataacatatttccgtgcacattctgcgaaatacgatactttacccgtgacactgccgtgaattttaaaggaAATGTCTGCGATTTTCACAGCCATAATCATGACCAAACTACCTCCCTGTTTAACTGTTGGTACCAGGTTTCTCTTTCATGCCTGATGcctctaaatctttctttaatcttagattttttttagctgctctgacaattctcctacctgctgtacctgtaGTTTTCTTTGGCTGTCCACTtcttctttcaagcgtttcagttgaatttgttctgtggtacttcttgattattgctctgattgtggattttggtattgcATATTTCCTTGATACTGTTCtctagccatttcctttgttgtagtttgctacaagtGCTTTTCTTAAACATGAATGCAACtcattcttcttcaacagatgttggaaataattacctatttttctggctattgactttataatgcagcttgaTTTATGGTGTTATGGTTTCCAGTCAATGAATGCATTTTTGAATTCGTTCTGTTACGTTTCTTACAGACTTTTATGCAAAGGTGCCAAAACTTTTTGTCATGAGCAAAAAGATTGTTAAACTAccataaattgtgtattttggtctttgtcatattattagtggttaatgttcactaaatgtttttcttgaattatcttctATTAAGCGTACGGTGCCGATACTTTTGTTTGTACATTCTAGGTACAGTAATTGATATTTTGGGGTTATAAGTAGACCAGTCTCTGCAGTGAAGTGTTAGCATTCGATTTTAGTCTGCTATTCATCTTTAATGTGAATTTATAACTGTCAAATTTTCTCAGTGGGTTCTGCAACCGTCATAAGTCCTTTGGAATTAATGAGGACCAAGATGCAGTCTCGGAAGCTGTCTTACAGGGAGCTACATGTTTGTCTCCAGTCTTCTGTGGCTACAGATGGCTGGCTGGCCCTTTGGAAGGGCTTGGGTCCGACTCTTCTCAGAGATGTGCCCTTCTCAGGTATGTTAAACAAAGCTGGCGAGAATGCTTAAAGAGAAATTACAACTACTATCTTAATGTTTAGAAATGTCATCAAATATTTAATTCCCACATAATATACAGCATCAACTTGGAAgtttagaaaaaaatgtaacaaggcaAACTTTTAGTGTTTTTCTGGTGATTTGTGCTGGAGTAAAAATAAAGTTCTCTAAAGCTATATTGAAGTGATTTGTAAGCGTGAACTtagctatgtatttttgttttaaaatgtttttgtcaaaGGCCGTCTTTAATATGACATggctatatttaaaatgtaatttggcaGGGCAATGTATATTAAACATAAGACTAGTTAGGCTAGTGttctaattgattttttttaatacatgataACACAGCGTGGTAGTGGCAGGTTTATGGTAGATTTTACTTCAACTGTCTGTCCCCACAGCGATGTACTGGTATAACTATGAGCAGGGCAAGAAGTGGCTGTGTGAGAAGTATGGTACGAGAGAGCCAACATTCATGATCACATTTACATCGGGAGCAGTGTCAGGCTCCGTAAGTCCACCTGTAGTAACCTCATCCAAAACTAGTGTTTACTCATCATGACGAACATAAACAATGTGGTCCTTGGGACAGATCCCTCTTTTTGGGTAACAAAACAGAAATGGGGCTTATAGAGCTACAGCAGCGAGACTGTAGATATGTCTGAATAAATGAACAATtcagctgttcttttttttttttttttaagaaggtgGCAGCTATATCATATGAAtcaaaacagggatggaaattaatttaattaatttaattaattaactacTTTACCTTTGAGAGAAAATGCAGTGTCAAGAATGTGATTATTGAAAGTGTTTATCCCATGAATTCACATACCCTGAATGGCACTGATCTTTTTGACTGCCTTACCTAATTTAATTTTAAAGcatgtgttgtgttaaaaaaaaaaaaaaaaaaaaaaactttttcaagTCTTGCAgcgttttactttttttaaaaaaacatcttcGACAtgcatactgttttgtttttaaacaagctGTAAATATGAACAACATCAGGGGCCTTCTCAGTAACACTGTTGCTTGGATTATCAACACTGACatgaaaatacataataaaaagctGTATTGAACAGATTTGTTAGTGTAAACTTTTACTTATCATTCTTTCTTTTCTCCAGATTGCTGCTATAGCTACTTTGCCATTTGATGTGGTAAAAACTCGAAGACAGATTGAACTTGGGGAGCTAGAAGCTTTGAATAGTAGGTGTTGTTGTAAACTAAAGACCATTCTTGCTTATGGCACCCTACATCCCtacactaaactaaacagtaTAAGAATTGAACATGTATGTTTGAATATTGAGGTAAAACAATGATGGTATTCAACAAAACATTAGCCTACTTGATTTATGCGGTTGATttgctgggataagccacagctgtatttttttaagaGGAAATTGATCTGTATTGCATTAAACACTTAATTGTAGGTGTATTCCAGGGGACAATCAGTCACCAGTGTTATTTCCCTAGTGCTATAAAAATCTCtagaaaatccagctgtggcttatcctgaCAGAGTATTGGTTTCTTATAGTTCTGGTCTGGACTTCCGGTCTGCTGCAGTTTTCTTACAGAAACATCTGGACTGTGCCTTGCAAAATGTGACCTACTTATGTGACTATTTAATGGATTTCCTTGACAATGAATGTAAAACAAGTACTTAACTGTGTACCAGGTTAAAGGCTTTCTGCGAACCTTGTGTGTCACCTCATTTACCTGTGTTGTGTGAGAATAGCCTCCATAGCTTGGATTATGTCTTTGTGTTTTGAGTTTCCTGTCTAATAAACCTTCACCATGTTTTTCAGTATCTCCAAAGAAATCAACCTCAACTTTTCACATCATGGGAAGAATCATTACTGAAAATGGCATATCTGGATTATTTGCAGGTAGTGTAGTGATCATATCCCTATTTAGCTTTCCACACGATTATTGGTGGGCATGTATTGCATAGCTTTGTCTTTTAAAAGCAGTCATTTATAAAATGACTGTTTTGGATCAATGTTAACTTCCTAGaagccactagatggcagcaaagGATTTGCTTTAAAATATGTCGTGACTAACCCCTCTATACAGTGTACAAATGGAAGCATGTTCTAGAATATAATGTATACAAAAAACAGccatttctaaatatatattaggggtgggcaaCAATATGAATATTgtatatcgataatatcgaagtcttttaaaacacagaaatataacacaattgcaatgtcAAACATACATAGATGATAactgatatttacatatgaaaagcaataacttactttaacttagtggtgctttgcttcacaatatccatggagaaaaacaatgtcttgttatattgttttactattccatccatcatcagccacctcaaaactgaaatatttcacaCTTCACTGCACAGCCTTtgtagccaatccggaagtaattgaatcttcagctgctctgcatGTACATCATGCTGACCCACTAAACTTTGCTCTGTGAAACTCTTTCAGTTGGCATATACTGTTTGTGTGTCATTATAATTACATAAGTGCatagtacccaacttcctgaaaatgttgtttagtgatttttatatagattgtatatattatgtattttttgttgtgactttatgtggaatgtaataaatgagaaccaaaacggtgattTTTTATCCCCCTTCACTTTACgtcatttccacatttgttttatttgaagtgtttaaagttaaatttcagttttcgtttgcttgttcagctacaaaaaggcacaagtaaacctcaagttattactttatgaaaacatgtctatggccactgtttactgtgaagaaacggcaatggcaaggaatgaaaaaaataaattaaaatgcagtgtcaactttatgtactatttatttcgggaataaacaaaacagtgtttaacttaaactgctatttggcatcctttgttttgtagttaat
This window encodes:
- the slc25a40 gene encoding probable mitochondrial glutathione transporter SLC25A40, which gives rise to MSVSGPANELNGITPLQQMVASCSGALLTSLFVTPLDVVKIRLQAQSSPFSKGKCFVYCNGLMDHICVCENGNTKAWYKAPGQFRGTLDAFVKIIRNEGLKSLWSGLPPTLVMAVPATVIYFTCYDQLCAFLKRSLGCSPDKAPLLAGALARVGSATVISPLELMRTKMQSRKLSYRELHVCLQSSVATDGWLALWKGLGPTLLRDVPFSAMYWYNYEQGKKWLCEKYGTREPTFMITFTSGAVSGSIAAIATLPFDVVKTRRQIELGELEALNISPKKSTSTFHIMGRIITENGISGLFAGFLPRLIKVAPACAVMISTYEIGKSFFRKRNADRELQKSSEHNFTSE